GATCGCAAAAGTGATATGAGCATTTCCAATAtgcatttcaaaaaacaaaattgttaCTCATAAATGTGGCAAACAGCAAACTGTGTGTGACCCATTTTACTCAAATACTTGTATCATGAACCTAAATAAACTTTctgttgaaaaaagaaagaactgaaaactAGGGGGGGAAAAATCAACAGGAACACAAGTTGACAGGCTTTTCTGACCACAAAGTGAAGAACGGCCTTCAGACCACACTAGGGGCGAGATGAGTGGCTGGATACGGCCCCAGCGTGggcactggctgaggcagaagggccagcgctGGCTGCAGTAGAAATGCCAGGCCTGGCTGAGGCAAGATACTGAGCCTGGGCTGCAGCAGAAGGGCCATCCCAGACCGAGGCAGACATGCCTGCAGTAACCCAGGCAGACATGCCAGCCATGcccgaggcagaagtggcagccatgcccgaggcagaagtggcagccatgcccgAGGCAGAAGTGACAGCCATGCacgaggcagaagtggcagccatgcccgaggcagaagtggcagccatgcacgaggcagaagtggcagccatgcccgaggcagaagtggcagccatgcacgaggcagaagtggcagccatgcacgaggcagaagtggcagccatgcccgaggcagaagtggcagccatgcacgaggcagaagtggcagccatgcacgaggcagaagtggcagccatgcccgaggcagaagtggcagccatgcacgaggcagaagtggcagccatgcccgaggcagaagtggcagccatgcccgaggcagaagtggcagccatgcccgaggcagaagtggcagccatgcacgaggcagaagtggcagccatgcccgaggcagaagtggcagccatgcacgaggcagaagtggcagccatgcccaaggcagaagtggcagccatgcccAAGGCAGAAATGCCAACCCTGGCTGCAGCTCTGGCCCCGGTGCTCTCTACTTCCTGTCTGAAAGACTCCTCATATTGCGCCAGGAAGGCATCAGTGACCGTATCATTGACCTTGGCCAAAAACTCCATGACTTTATTCTTGATGGTTTCTGTAAGCGCTTTAGGACCCCATAGGAACTCACAGCGAGGGGGATTGCTGCCGGGTACCTGGCGGTACTCCAGGTACTCTTCCCGCACCAGATCTTCTGTGATGAGCTTCCTGGTGTCTCCAAAGATGAAGTGCCTTCTTCCATCATAGATGCCCAGAATattcaggaacttccagatgtgctcCTCAGAGATACGGGGGCCATTCAGGTAGATGAAACTCAGCAGAGGCATCAGAAGACCATTCTTCGGCAGCCCCAAGTCACCTCTCATAGACTCACTGTCGCTGAAATCTAGGTTGCTCACCAGGGTATAGCACTGACTGTTGGGTCTAACTTCCTTCAGCACCAGGCCAAACACAACCTCCATGTGCTCAGAGGCCCTGCTGAGGATCTCTGGGAATTGCTTCATGTAACTTCCACTGATTGCCTTCAGCATTTCAGACTTCTTAATGAGCTCCCTCTTCTTATACTTACACAGCATGTGCTGCACCAACATCTGTG
This DNA window, taken from Bubalus kerabau isolate K-KA32 ecotype Philippines breed swamp buffalo chromosome X, PCC_UOA_SB_1v2, whole genome shotgun sequence, encodes the following:
- the LOC129638768 gene encoding melanoma-associated antigen B2-like gives rise to the protein MPRGQKSKVRAREKRHQARSETQGLHDQATTSRGEETTSFSPPDSESAPSSSSAAGTPKGPQGAQGTTSAAAGAIPKRSGSRSGGGGAARSRSGVGAKGQVQERENSSQASAAAASSHRDLLTKKAQMLVQHMLCKYKKRELIKKSEMLKAISGSYMKQFPEILSRASEHMEVVFGLVLKEVRPNSQCYTLVSNLDFSDSESMRGDLGLPKNGLLMPLLSFIYLNGPRISEEHIWKFLNILGIYDGRRHFIFGDTRKLITEDLVREEYLEYRQVPGSNPPRCEFLWGPKALTETIKNKVMEFLAKVNDTVTDAFLAQYEESFRQEVESTGARAAARVGTSASGMAATSASGMAATSASGMAGMSAWVTAGMSASVWDGPSAAAQAQYLASARPGISTAASAGPSASASAHAGAVSSHSSRP